Proteins encoded by one window of Porphyromonas vaginalis:
- a CDS encoding 4Fe-4S binding protein yields MAKFRGAIVVNEQRCKGCNLCVVACPTTSISLHPDEVNDKGYHYCYMSSPETCIGCANCGVVCPDGCISVYKVTL; encoded by the coding sequence ATGGCAAAATTTAGAGGAGCAATCGTAGTCAACGAGCAGCGCTGCAAGGGGTGCAACCTCTGCGTTGTGGCGTGTCCTACTACGAGTATCTCGCTTCACCCAGACGAGGTGAACGACAAGGGGTATCACTACTGCTATATGAGCAGCCCCGAAACATGCATTGGCTGCGCAAACTGTGGCGTGGTCTGTCCCGACGGCTGTATCAGCGTCTATAAAGTAACCCTTTAA
- a CDS encoding 3-methyl-2-oxobutanoate dehydrogenase subunit VorB encodes MAEVKLMKGNEALAHSAILNGLDGYFGYPITPQSEVLETLMSLRPWEKTGMVVLQAESEVSSINMVYGGAGAGKRVMTSSSSPGISLMAEGISYIAGAELPTLIVNVMRGGPGLGTIQPSQADYFQTTKGGGHGDYRLIVLAPYSVQEMVDFVGLGMDLAFKYRNPVMMLSDGIIGQMMEKVVLPDQKPRHTDEEIAASCPWATTGHTPDKRAIITSLELDSAVMEQNNLRFQEKYRKIEENEVRYEETMTEDADYVLVAFGSSARICQKVVQVARQEGLKVGLVRPITLWPYPYEVITKLAERGVKGFLSVELNAGQMVEDVRLAVNGRCPVEHFGRMGGMLFSPDEVLNALRTKLVK; translated from the coding sequence ATGGCAGAAGTAAAACTGATGAAGGGCAACGAGGCCCTGGCACACTCGGCAATCCTCAACGGACTGGATGGCTATTTCGGATATCCTATCACACCTCAGTCAGAGGTGCTTGAGACTCTTATGTCGCTACGCCCCTGGGAGAAGACCGGTATGGTCGTCCTACAGGCTGAGAGTGAGGTCTCTTCTATCAACATGGTATATGGAGGTGCTGGCGCTGGTAAGCGTGTCATGACTTCCTCCTCTAGCCCTGGTATCAGCCTTATGGCTGAGGGTATCAGCTACATCGCTGGTGCTGAACTACCTACACTGATCGTCAACGTGATGCGTGGTGGCCCTGGTCTAGGTACGATCCAGCCAAGTCAGGCTGACTACTTCCAGACCACAAAGGGTGGTGGACACGGTGACTACCGCCTCATCGTACTAGCTCCTTACTCTGTACAGGAGATGGTCGACTTCGTAGGTCTCGGTATGGATCTAGCATTTAAGTATCGCAACCCCGTCATGATGCTCAGCGATGGTATCATCGGACAGATGATGGAGAAGGTGGTACTACCCGATCAGAAGCCTCGTCACACTGATGAGGAGATCGCTGCTAGTTGCCCCTGGGCTACTACAGGTCATACGCCTGACAAGCGTGCTATCATCACATCTCTCGAGCTAGACTCAGCTGTGATGGAGCAAAACAACCTACGCTTCCAGGAGAAGTATCGTAAGATCGAGGAGAACGAGGTGCGCTACGAGGAGACGATGACTGAGGATGCTGACTACGTACTCGTAGCTTTCGGCTCTTCGGCACGTATCTGCCAGAAGGTTGTTCAGGTGGCTCGCCAAGAGGGTCTCAAGGTAGGTCTCGTACGTCCTATCACGCTATGGCCTTATCCATACGAGGTGATCACCAAGCTCGCTGAGCGTGGTGTCAAGGGCTTCCTCTCTGTCGAGCTCAATGCTGGCCAGATGGTCGAGGATGTCAGACTAGCTGTCAACGGTCGCTGCCCCGTAGAGCACTTCGGACGTATGGGTGGTATGCTATTCTCTCCAGACGAGGTCCTCAACGCTCTGCGTACGAAGCTCGTCAAGTAA
- a CDS encoding thiamine pyrophosphate-dependent enzyme has protein sequence MDIKDITKPENLVYQKPSLLNNNTMHYCPGCSHGVVHKLVAEVLEEMGMGDQAVGIAPVGCSVFAYNYIDIDWQEAAHGRAPAVATAIKRLYPNKLVFTYQGDGDLAAIGTAETIHAANRGENIVIIFINNGIYGMTGGQMAPTTLLGMKTVTCPDGRTPELNGYPLVISKILSELDGTCYVTRQSVHTAGAVRKAKKALRKAFENSLAGKGTSVVEFVSTCNTGWKMTPAKANEWMSKFMVDKYALGDIKDVESKGSNDEVVTMKI, from the coding sequence ATGGATATAAAGGATATAACCAAACCAGAGAACTTGGTCTATCAGAAGCCAAGTCTGCTCAACAATAATACGATGCACTACTGCCCTGGCTGTAGCCACGGTGTCGTGCACAAGCTGGTTGCAGAGGTCCTCGAGGAGATGGGCATGGGCGACCAGGCCGTCGGTATAGCTCCTGTGGGCTGCTCCGTCTTTGCATACAACTATATAGACATCGACTGGCAGGAGGCTGCTCACGGACGTGCGCCTGCTGTAGCTACTGCTATCAAGCGTCTATATCCTAATAAGCTCGTCTTCACCTATCAGGGTGATGGTGACCTAGCTGCTATCGGTACCGCTGAGACAATCCACGCTGCAAACCGTGGTGAGAACATTGTCATCATCTTCATCAACAACGGTATCTACGGTATGACTGGTGGTCAGATGGCTCCTACGACGCTACTCGGCATGAAGACGGTCACCTGTCCTGATGGTCGTACGCCAGAGCTCAACGGCTATCCACTCGTCATCTCTAAGATCCTCTCTGAGCTAGACGGTACGTGCTACGTCACTCGTCAGAGTGTACACACTGCTGGTGCTGTTCGCAAGGCTAAGAAGGCTCTACGCAAGGCTTTTGAAAATTCACTCGCAGGCAAGGGTACCAGCGTTGTTGAGTTTGTCTCAACCTGCAATACGGGCTGGAAGATGACCCCTGCTAAGGCTAATGAGTGGATGTCGAAGTTTATGGTCGACAAGTACGCTCTTGGTGACATCAAGGATGTCGAGTCTAAGGGTAGCAACGACGAGGTGGTTACAATGAAAATCTAA
- a CDS encoding 2-oxoacid:acceptor oxidoreductase family protein encodes MNYEIVISGFGGQGVLSMGKIIAYSGIMEDKEVSWMPSYGPEQRGGTSNVTVIVSDEPVSSPVVNEYDVVIVLNQPSLDKFGPRVKKGGILIYDPALIQHKSDRKDINIYEVPATEQSLEMGNDKIFNMIILGGMLKAAPMLKLESIIAGLKKSLPERHHKLIPLNEEAIKRGMNSLVKVN; translated from the coding sequence ATGAATTACGAAATAGTCATATCTGGCTTCGGAGGTCAGGGCGTACTCTCTATGGGTAAGATCATCGCTTACTCTGGTATCATGGAGGACAAGGAGGTATCGTGGATGCCTTCTTACGGACCTGAGCAGCGTGGTGGTACGAGTAACGTCACGGTCATCGTGAGCGATGAGCCTGTTAGCTCGCCGGTTGTCAACGAGTATGATGTAGTCATCGTACTCAACCAGCCATCACTCGACAAGTTCGGACCTCGTGTTAAGAAGGGCGGTATCCTCATCTACGACCCAGCTCTGATCCAGCACAAGTCTGACCGTAAGGATATCAACATCTACGAGGTACCTGCTACTGAGCAGAGCCTTGAGATGGGTAATGATAAGATCTTCAACATGATCATACTCGGTGGTATGCTCAAGGCTGCTCCTATGCTCAAGCTTGAGAGCATCATCGCAGGACTTAAGAAGTCGCTGCCTGAGCGTCACCACAAGCTGATCCCCCTCAACGAGGAGGCTATCAAGCGTGGCATGAATAGTCTGGTCAAGGTCAACTAG
- the topA gene encoding type I DNA topoisomerase → MAKQKNLVIVESPAKAKTIGKFLGADYKVLSSYGHIRDLKPSSFSVDVEHHFAPIYEIPADKQRLVSDLRKAAKASDIVWLASDEDREGEAIAWHLYQVLDLKDKETHRIAFHEITKSAIQHAIQNPRLINENLVDAQQARRVLDRIVGFELSPVLWRRVGPSLSAGRVQSVAVRLIVEREREILAFQPETSFAITTRLETKGGDTFTATLPDNLPSEEAARQLMQRAIDSQSAFAVQQVEQKPGRRSPSAPFTTSTLQQEASRKLGMSVSNTMRVAQALYERGLITYMRTDSVNLSSLALHDAETVILEQWGADYYQRRRYHVKSKGAQEAHEAIRPTYLRNATIQGTKQEQALYDLIRKRTLASQMADARIERTIAQIASQGADPVRLEARGEVIVFDGFISAYTESRDDEEDTSSNELPKLKAGDLLQLREIEGRQSFTKPKPRYTEASLVRKMEELGIGRPSTYAPTIQTIQNREYVRRGESQGESRDVLYLSWQHSAGNTTIKSHKQKERYGGDRGRLVPTDMGIVVTDFLMENFSRVVDYNFTADVEEHFDKVAEGEAQWQDLIGTFYDKFHPMIEEQSQSGAKRYTGERLLGTDPVSGKPVIARIGRYGPMVQIGETPDNSLPEAERERLKPRFASIPSNLLIETITLEEALKLFDLPRMVGEFEGGEVVAAVGRFGPYLRHKGAFTSIPKSSGLTPEEITLQEAIELIEEKRHKDAASLLKTFPEDPDISIRDGRWGAYIKVGKKNYKLTKEQKADPMKLTYAEIVAIIAEQDKETPKKGRTTAKKAASTAKKKTTTKKTTSTAKKAAPKRSAASKSR, encoded by the coding sequence ATGGCAAAGCAGAAGAACTTAGTAATAGTAGAGTCCCCCGCAAAGGCGAAAACAATTGGCAAATTCCTCGGTGCTGACTACAAAGTGCTCTCGAGCTATGGACACATACGTGACCTCAAGCCGAGTAGCTTTAGTGTAGATGTGGAGCATCACTTCGCACCCATCTATGAGATTCCCGCAGACAAGCAGCGTCTTGTCTCAGACCTGCGCAAGGCGGCCAAGGCGAGTGACATCGTATGGCTCGCATCCGATGAGGATCGCGAGGGAGAGGCAATCGCATGGCACCTCTATCAGGTGCTAGACCTCAAGGATAAGGAGACACATCGTATCGCATTCCACGAAATCACCAAGAGTGCCATACAGCATGCCATACAGAATCCACGCTTGATCAACGAAAACCTCGTCGATGCGCAGCAGGCGCGTCGTGTCCTAGATCGTATCGTGGGCTTTGAGCTCTCGCCAGTCCTCTGGCGACGTGTCGGCCCCTCGCTCTCGGCTGGACGTGTGCAGAGCGTTGCTGTGCGTCTCATCGTAGAGCGGGAGCGCGAGATACTAGCTTTCCAGCCGGAGACCTCTTTTGCCATCACGACACGTCTAGAGACCAAGGGGGGAGACACCTTTACCGCTACACTCCCTGACAACCTTCCCTCCGAGGAGGCTGCTCGCCAGCTCATGCAGCGAGCTATCGATAGTCAGTCCGCTTTTGCTGTACAGCAGGTGGAGCAGAAGCCTGGGCGTCGCTCACCGTCGGCACCTTTTACGACCAGTACGCTCCAGCAGGAAGCCTCTCGCAAGCTCGGTATGAGCGTCTCCAACACGATGCGCGTGGCGCAGGCTCTCTACGAGCGAGGTCTCATCACCTATATGCGTACCGACTCGGTCAATCTCTCCAGCCTCGCACTCCACGATGCCGAGACGGTGATCCTAGAGCAGTGGGGTGCCGACTACTATCAGCGTCGACGCTATCACGTTAAGAGCAAAGGGGCGCAGGAGGCGCACGAAGCTATTCGCCCCACCTATCTGCGCAACGCTACGATACAAGGCACCAAGCAGGAGCAAGCTCTCTACGACCTCATACGCAAGCGCACACTCGCTAGTCAGATGGCCGACGCTCGCATCGAGCGGACGATAGCGCAGATCGCTTCGCAGGGTGCTGACCCCGTTCGTCTAGAGGCTCGTGGCGAGGTGATTGTCTTCGACGGCTTCATCAGCGCTTACACCGAGAGCCGTGATGACGAGGAGGATACCAGTAGCAATGAGCTTCCTAAGCTGAAGGCCGGAGACCTGCTACAGCTACGAGAGATAGAGGGAAGGCAATCCTTTACCAAGCCGAAGCCACGCTACACCGAGGCATCCCTCGTTCGCAAGATGGAGGAGCTAGGCATCGGTCGTCCGTCTACTTATGCTCCGACGATCCAGACGATCCAAAACAGAGAGTATGTGCGTCGTGGCGAGAGCCAAGGCGAGAGTCGCGATGTGCTATACCTCAGCTGGCAGCACAGCGCTGGAAATACAACGATCAAGTCGCACAAACAGAAGGAGCGCTACGGTGGCGATCGAGGACGGCTCGTACCCACCGATATGGGGATCGTCGTGACCGACTTCCTGATGGAAAACTTCTCCCGCGTCGTTGACTACAACTTTACGGCAGATGTCGAGGAGCACTTTGACAAAGTTGCCGAGGGTGAGGCACAGTGGCAAGATTTGATCGGCACGTTTTACGATAAGTTCCATCCGATGATCGAGGAGCAGAGCCAGTCTGGAGCCAAGCGCTATACCGGCGAGCGTCTGCTCGGCACCGATCCTGTCAGTGGCAAGCCGGTCATTGCTCGCATCGGACGCTACGGCCCGATGGTGCAGATCGGAGAGACACCCGACAACTCTCTCCCCGAGGCGGAGCGGGAGCGTCTCAAACCTCGCTTTGCTAGTATCCCGAGCAATCTGCTCATAGAGACCATCACGCTAGAGGAGGCACTGAAGCTCTTTGACCTGCCTCGCATGGTCGGTGAGTTTGAGGGTGGCGAAGTGGTTGCTGCTGTGGGGCGCTTTGGCCCTTACCTACGGCACAAAGGTGCCTTTACTTCAATCCCCAAGAGTAGCGGTCTGACACCCGAGGAGATAACCCTTCAGGAGGCGATCGAGCTCATCGAGGAGAAACGTCATAAGGATGCTGCGAGTCTGCTTAAGACCTTCCCCGAGGATCCCGACATTTCGATCCGTGACGGACGCTGGGGCGCTTACATCAAGGTGGGCAAGAAGAACTATAAGCTCACCAAGGAGCAGAAAGCTGACCCCATGAAGCTGACATACGCTGAGATAGTCGCTATCATTGCGGAGCAAGACAAAGAGACCCCGAAGAAGGGACGCACAACAGCTAAGAAGGCCGCTAGTACGGCTAAGAAGAAGACTACGACCAAGAAGACTACCAGCACTGCCAAGAAGGCTGCGCCTAAGCGTAGTGCGGCCTCTAAGTCTCGATAG
- the truA gene encoding tRNA pseudouridine(38-40) synthase TruA yields MEAPVQRVFLEVAYDGTNYCGWQVQPRGVSVQSELERALSILFRQPIPVTGAGRTDAGVHAYSMMAHADLPIPHPPLAQIQRGLCGILRGGISVRSITPVIPTAHARFDATSRRYHYYISACSNPFWGDYCWERRTLPDIELMNEACRHLIGEHDFTSFSKLHTQTKHNRCTVYIAHWEQVEMPGLWDAMRYEVCANRFLHGMVRTMVGTLLEVGYGQRTPDSIAELILSEDRTLAGSAAPARALFFVEATYPDSIYSTDLQ; encoded by the coding sequence ATGGAGGCTCCTGTACAGCGTGTATTCCTCGAGGTCGCTTACGACGGCACCAACTACTGTGGCTGGCAGGTACAGCCTCGTGGTGTCTCGGTGCAGTCTGAGCTAGAGCGCGCCCTCTCTATACTCTTTCGCCAGCCGATACCAGTCACAGGCGCAGGGCGCACAGACGCTGGGGTACACGCTTACAGTATGATGGCGCATGCCGACCTTCCGATCCCGCATCCGCCGCTAGCACAGATACAGAGAGGCTTGTGTGGCATACTGCGTGGAGGTATATCCGTTCGCTCTATCACGCCGGTCATCCCGACGGCTCACGCACGCTTTGACGCTACCTCACGAAGGTATCACTACTACATCTCGGCTTGTAGCAACCCCTTCTGGGGCGACTACTGCTGGGAGCGACGCACGCTCCCTGATATAGAGCTGATGAATGAAGCTTGTCGCCACTTGATCGGTGAGCACGACTTCACCTCCTTTAGCAAGCTACACACGCAGACGAAGCACAATCGCTGTACCGTCTATATAGCGCATTGGGAGCAGGTTGAGATGCCTGGTCTCTGGGATGCGATGCGCTACGAAGTGTGTGCCAATCGCTTCCTCCACGGCATGGTGCGCACGATGGTGGGGACGCTCCTCGAGGTGGGCTACGGACAGCGCACGCCAGACTCTATCGCAGAGCTGATCCTGTCTGAAGACCGCACGCTAGCTGGCTCAGCAGCACCAGCTCGTGCGCTTTTCTTCGTCGAGGCAACCTATCCCGACTCGATCTACAGCACAGATCTCCAGTAA
- the asnS gene encoding asparagine--tRNA ligase, which yields MNNSLPRTTIKELPQLAQRQLPQPVCVKGWVRTKRGNKAVCFVALNDGSTVHNIQIVIDKTQTDPKLLEQITTGAAIGVVGTLVASQGQGQEYEIQANEITIYGTSDPVRYPLQKKGHTLEFLREIAHLRPRTNTFAAVLRIRHNMAYAIHTFFHERGYFYLHTPIITSSDAEGAGQMFTVTTLDMNKLPIAKDGSVDYSKDFFGKHTSLTVSGQLEGELGALALGGIYTFGPTFRAENSNTPRHLAEFWMVEPEVAFMDNEGNQDLAEAFTKHCLQWALDHCMDDLEFLAEHYDKELIERIRFVVERPFVRITYTEGVAILEEAVRGGKKFEFPVYWGADLASEHERYLVEQHYNAPVIMTDYPKEIKAFYMKQNDDGKTVRGMDVLFPHIGEIIGGSERETDIDKLTARAEEVGIKDKDLWWYLDTRRYGSAPHAGFGLGFERLLLFVTGMTNIRDVIPFPRTPNNANF from the coding sequence ATGAATAACTCACTACCACGCACTACTATCAAGGAGCTTCCCCAGCTCGCTCAGCGTCAGCTCCCCCAGCCCGTCTGTGTCAAGGGATGGGTACGCACCAAGCGAGGCAACAAAGCTGTCTGCTTCGTTGCGCTCAACGATGGCTCGACCGTACATAACATACAGATCGTCATTGACAAGACCCAGACTGACCCCAAGCTCCTCGAGCAGATCACCACAGGCGCCGCTATCGGTGTCGTTGGTACGCTCGTCGCTTCACAGGGTCAAGGGCAAGAGTACGAGATACAGGCTAACGAAATAACCATCTACGGGACCTCTGACCCAGTACGCTATCCACTGCAAAAGAAGGGACACACACTGGAGTTCCTCCGTGAGATTGCTCACCTGCGTCCACGTACCAACACATTCGCAGCAGTCCTCCGCATCCGCCACAACATGGCTTATGCGATCCACACCTTCTTTCACGAGCGTGGATACTTCTACCTCCACACGCCGATCATCACATCGAGCGATGCCGAGGGCGCTGGGCAAATGTTTACCGTCACCACGCTAGACATGAACAAGCTCCCCATCGCTAAAGACGGGAGCGTGGACTACAGCAAAGACTTCTTTGGCAAGCACACCTCGCTGACCGTATCGGGACAGCTAGAGGGTGAGCTAGGCGCTCTGGCACTAGGTGGCATCTACACCTTTGGGCCTACCTTTAGAGCTGAAAACTCTAATACCCCACGCCACCTCGCTGAGTTCTGGATGGTCGAGCCCGAGGTCGCCTTTATGGATAATGAGGGCAACCAAGACCTCGCCGAGGCATTCACCAAGCACTGTCTGCAGTGGGCACTAGATCACTGTATGGACGACCTCGAGTTCCTCGCAGAGCATTACGACAAGGAGCTCATCGAGCGCATCCGCTTCGTCGTAGAGCGTCCATTCGTACGCATCACCTACACCGAGGGTGTCGCCATCCTCGAGGAGGCCGTCCGTGGTGGCAAGAAGTTCGAGTTCCCCGTCTACTGGGGTGCCGACCTCGCCAGCGAGCATGAGCGTTACCTCGTCGAGCAGCACTACAACGCACCCGTCATCATGACCGACTACCCGAAGGAGATCAAGGCCTTCTATATGAAGCAGAACGATGACGGCAAGACTGTACGCGGTATGGACGTCCTCTTCCCGCACATCGGCGAGATCATCGGAGGTAGCGAGCGTGAGACCGACATCGACAAGCTCACGGCACGTGCCGAGGAGGTCGGCATCAAGGACAAGGATCTGTGGTGGTACCTCGACACCCGTCGCTACGGCTCAGCACCACATGCGGGCTTCGGACTGGGCTTCGAGAGACTCCTCCTCTTCGTCACTGGCATGACCAACATCCGTGACGTGATCCCCTTCCCCCGCACGCCAAACAACGCCAACTTCTAG
- a CDS encoding pseudouridine synthase, producing the protein MSIDSNPTSEAQHKTSSSADSSAEVPTSASTGKRRRQRIARPTSSEALIRVKVSGEESATVTHRNIDASEMVKPRNINAEKALERRHNFDEQHTGERSFHKVVAPMSVVGDGNQEDPVIYPYAKQRGKATRPKAHSEEAGTSSPRRKRGANATDRKDKRSAAPRKNAGQRPNKQRKSEAKPRMPKAPVEPVRYASPLVEAGEPIRLNKFLSNSGLCSRRTADQYITAGRVKVNGSVVSELGSQVLPTDQVMVDDKPITLEAKVYVLLNKPKNCVTTLTDPEGRRTVMDLVHNACTERIYPIGRLDRNTTGILLLTNDGDLAVRLMHPAFRKKKIYEVALDKEVTVEHMQMIAQGFELEDGEIHADAISYITGQTHDKVGIEIHSGRNRIVRRIFEHLGYRVVHLDRVYYAGLTKKDLPRGRWRYLTPEEVRYLRMGVKEQEDNGVAPTTKVYHKHQETPDHPFASEEIED; encoded by the coding sequence ATGTCCATAGACAGCAATCCTACATCAGAGGCACAGCACAAGACGAGTTCCTCTGCAGACTCATCTGCCGAGGTGCCCACATCCGCATCTACTGGCAAGCGCAGACGTCAACGCATAGCACGCCCCACTAGCAGCGAGGCCTTGATCCGTGTCAAGGTCAGTGGTGAGGAGAGTGCCACCGTAACGCATCGCAACATAGATGCTTCCGAGATGGTCAAGCCCCGCAACATCAATGCTGAGAAAGCTTTAGAGCGAAGACATAACTTCGACGAGCAACATACTGGAGAGCGGAGTTTTCACAAAGTCGTGGCACCGATGTCTGTTGTTGGCGATGGCAATCAGGAGGACCCTGTCATATACCCATACGCCAAGCAGAGAGGCAAGGCTACCCGCCCTAAAGCACATAGCGAAGAGGCTGGCACCTCATCTCCACGACGCAAGAGAGGGGCCAATGCAACGGATCGTAAAGATAAGCGCTCCGCAGCTCCTCGCAAGAACGCTGGTCAGCGTCCTAACAAGCAGCGCAAGAGCGAAGCTAAGCCCCGCATGCCTAAGGCTCCTGTCGAGCCTGTACGCTACGCCTCTCCCCTAGTCGAGGCTGGCGAACCGATACGACTCAATAAGTTCCTCTCCAACTCTGGTCTATGCTCACGTCGCACAGCAGATCAGTACATCACTGCTGGACGTGTCAAGGTCAATGGCTCCGTCGTCTCCGAGCTAGGCTCGCAGGTGCTACCGACCGACCAAGTGATGGTCGATGACAAGCCCATCACACTAGAGGCTAAGGTCTACGTACTGCTCAACAAGCCGAAGAACTGTGTCACCACGCTTACCGATCCCGAGGGGCGACGCACCGTCATGGACCTCGTGCACAACGCTTGCACCGAGCGCATCTACCCCATCGGTCGACTAGACCGCAACACGACTGGCATCCTCCTTCTGACCAATGATGGCGACCTAGCGGTGCGCTTGATGCACCCCGCCTTTCGCAAGAAGAAGATCTACGAGGTAGCCCTCGACAAGGAGGTCACCGTAGAGCACATGCAGATGATTGCTCAGGGCTTCGAGCTAGAGGATGGCGAGATACACGCCGATGCCATCAGCTATATCACTGGACAGACCCACGACAAGGTAGGCATAGAGATCCACTCGGGCCGCAACCGCATCGTGCGCCGCATCTTCGAGCATCTAGGCTATCGCGTCGTGCATCTAGACCGTGTCTACTATGCAGGTCTCACTAAGAAAGATCTACCCCGCGGTCGCTGGCGCTACCTAACGCCCGAGGAGGTACGCTACCTCCGCATGGGGGTCAAGGAGCAAGAGGACAACGGCGTAGCACCCACCACCAAAGTCTACCACAAGCACCAAGAGACACCAGATCATCCCTTCGCATCCGAAGAGATAGAAGACTAA